In the Aythya fuligula isolate bAytFul2 chromosome 8, bAytFul2.pri, whole genome shotgun sequence genome, one interval contains:
- the MCOLN2 gene encoding mucolipin-2 codes for MEISLKYLPGGRAAASGNMMAQSDLDLKETALKEDLKFYFMNPCEKYRARHQIPWKLALQILKILMVTTQLIFFGLSNQLVVSFKEENTVAFKHLFLKGYSGVDEDDYSCSIYTQQDAYDSIFYVINQYKQLKNISLGTLGYEHDGSGLKICKQQYKKGAMLPSNDTLNIDISTETECIVLKPQELASKKAELKLNSSFFNLEFYRLIQVEISFKLKGIALQTIHARELPDCYAFQNTITFNNRAHSGKIKIYFDSDTDIQECKDWHILGSVLQKNSQYILVFDGFVILSCLASLILCTRSIVLALRLQKRFVNFFLEKYKRHVCHADRLEFINGWYVLVIISDVMTIIGSILKMEIKAKNLTSYDVCSILLGTSTLFVWVGVIRYLGYFQTYNVLILTMQASLPKVLRFCCCAGMIYLGYTFCGWIVLGPYHEKFEDLNTVAECLFSLVNGDDMFATFAQIQQKSTLVWVFSRLYLYSFISLFIYMILSLFIALITDSYDTIKKYQQSGFPVTDLHEFLKDCGNVSYRKEQASMPSICCCRRRLSDDNLILIN; via the exons AAATATGATGGCTCAGTCAGATTTAGACCTAAAAGAGACGGCTCTAAAAGAGGATTTGAAATTTTACTTCATGAACCCATgtgaaaaatacagagcaaGACATCAGATACCATGGAAACTGGCTTTGCAGATTTTGAAGATCCTTATGGTGACTACACAG CTTATCTTCTTTGGTTTGAGTAACCAATTGGTGGTTTCattcaaagaggaaaacactGTCGCTTTTAAACACCTCTTCCTGAAAGGCTATTCTGGTGTGGATGAAGATGACTACAGCTGCAGCATATACACACAGCAGGATGCTTACGAtagtattttttatgttattaatCAG TACAAACAATTAAAGAACATCTCCTTGGGGACACTTGGTTATGAACATGATGGATCAGGTTTAAAAATTTGTAAACAACAATACAAGAAAGGTGCGATGCTTCCTTCCAATGACACACTGAACATAGACATTTCTACTGAAACAG AATGTATCGTTTTAAAGCCACAGGAGCTGGCCAGTAAAAAGGCTGAACTGAAGCTGAACTCTTCATTCTTCAATCTTGAGTTTTATAG gCTTATACAGGTTGAAATCTCCTTCAAGCTGAAAGGCATTGCCCTACAAACAATCCATGCCCGTGAATTGCCCGACTGCtatgcatttcaaaatact ATCACTTTCAATAACAGAGCTCACAgtggaaaaatcaaaatctaTTTTGATAGTGATACTGATATTCAAGAATGCAAGGACTGGCACATACTTGGTTCTG TTCTCCAGAAAAACAGTCAGTATATTCTAGTTTTTGATGGATTTGTCATCTTAAGTTGCTTAGCATCTCTCATCCTCTGCACACGATCCATTGTTCTTGCCTTGAGGCTACAAAAA AGATTTGTGAACTTCTTCTTGGAGAAATATAAACGTCATGTCTGTCATGCTGATCGCCTGGAGTTCATAAATGGATGGTATGTCCTAGTAATTATCAGTGATGTGATGACAATCATTGGGTCAAtcctaaaaatggaaataaaagccaag AATCTTACAAGTTACGATGTCTGCAGCATTTTACTTGGAACATCAACTTTATTTGTGTGGGTCGGAGTCATCAGATACCTGGGATATTTTCAAACCTACAAT GTGCTCATTTTAACTATGCAAGCTTCATTGCCCAAAGTGctaaggttttgttgttgtgccGGGATGATTTATCTTGGGTATACTTTCTGTGGCTGGATTGTATTGGGACCTTACCATGAAAAG TTTGAAGATCTGAACACGGTGGctgagtgtttgttttctttggtcaaCGGTGATGATATGTTCGCAACATTTGCTCAAATCCAGCAGAAAAGCACGTTGGTGTGGGTGTTCAGTCGGTTATATCTCTATTCCTTCATTAGTCTGTTTATATACATGATCCTCAGCCTTTTTATTGCACTCATCACTGACTCCTATGACACTATAAAG aaataccagCAAAGTGGGTTTCCAGTAACAGATCTACATGAATTTCTGAAAGACTGTGGCAATGTTTCTTACAGAAAAGAACAGGCTTCCATGCCATCCATTTGTTGCTGTAGAAG gcGACTGAGTGATGACAACTTAATACTCATTAACTGA